From the Trueperaceae bacterium genome, one window contains:
- a CDS encoding 2,6-beta-D-fructofuranosidase, translated as MLRRSITVDRQYLVLPVAKGPMSGHLRLRDESGTVREFDIRLADGAGDYQVFSDLEPYRGAKLTVEYEGDTAASLDGIFLADEPVDPGEIYRERLRPQFHFSSRRGWNNDPNGLFYYGGEYHLLYQHNPYSTDWGNLHWGHAVSTDLVQWTELPVALYPDALGTMSTGSSVVDYENTSGLGSDEGPAIVAVYTAGHADWVDEFTQCVAFSTDGGRSWTKYDGNPVMGHIIGKNRDPKVIWHPETERWIMPLYMDQSDYAIFASPNLLEWEHVSDFTLRGATECPELFPLPVDGDEDDRRWVFWGANSTYAVGSFDGTAFRPEQSLRMLQPDGCAYAAQTWGENPDDDRLLQMAWFRQVMPGMPFGQFMTIPWSLGLIRRDDGIVLTADPVQELEVLWEEQWQERDVELTAGTELEAGLGGELLDLEVDIDLGEADSAGVVVRGVPVWYDRSLGALFCGSYTALMTVPLRSLRLRILADRTSIEVFADGGTTLVAAGVVLRPEDQEVRLFARGGSALVRKVRVSRLRTAWPFGG; from the coding sequence ATGTTGAGGCGATCGATCACGGTGGACCGGCAATATCTTGTCCTCCCGGTAGCTAAGGGTCCCATGTCTGGGCACCTGCGGCTTCGGGACGAATCGGGAACAGTCCGGGAGTTCGACATCCGGCTTGCGGATGGGGCTGGTGATTATCAGGTATTCAGTGACCTTGAGCCTTACCGGGGTGCGAAGCTCACTGTCGAGTACGAGGGTGACACCGCCGCGTCTCTCGACGGGATCTTTCTCGCTGACGAGCCCGTCGATCCGGGGGAGATCTACCGAGAGCGTTTGCGTCCCCAGTTCCACTTCTCTTCGCGGAGGGGTTGGAATAACGACCCCAACGGCTTGTTTTACTACGGAGGCGAATATCACCTCCTCTACCAGCATAATCCCTACAGTACCGATTGGGGCAATCTGCATTGGGGTCACGCTGTCAGCACCGATCTGGTGCAGTGGACCGAGCTGCCGGTCGCACTCTACCCGGACGCGCTGGGCACCATGTCCACCGGCTCGTCGGTGGTGGATTACGAAAACACCAGTGGGCTCGGGAGCGACGAGGGACCGGCCATTGTCGCCGTCTATACGGCTGGGCATGCGGATTGGGTAGACGAGTTCACGCAGTGCGTCGCCTTCAGTACCGACGGCGGTCGCAGCTGGACTAAGTACGACGGCAATCCGGTAATGGGGCACATTATTGGTAAGAATCGCGACCCTAAGGTCATCTGGCACCCCGAGACTGAGCGCTGGATCATGCCGCTCTACATGGACCAGTCCGACTACGCTATCTTCGCCTCCCCCAACCTGCTCGAGTGGGAGCACGTGAGCGACTTCACGCTGCGCGGCGCGACCGAGTGCCCAGAGCTTTTCCCGCTACCGGTCGATGGCGACGAGGACGACCGGCGCTGGGTCTTCTGGGGAGCGAACAGTACCTACGCAGTCGGGAGTTTCGATGGGACTGCGTTCCGGCCTGAACAATCGCTTCGGATGCTGCAGCCCGATGGTTGCGCCTACGCAGCTCAGACCTGGGGAGAGAATCCCGATGATGACCGGCTGTTGCAGATGGCGTGGTTCCGCCAGGTCATGCCTGGCATGCCGTTCGGCCAGTTCATGACTATCCCCTGGAGCCTCGGGTTGATCCGGCGGGATGACGGGATCGTGCTCACCGCCGACCCTGTGCAGGAACTCGAGGTCCTGTGGGAAGAGCAGTGGCAGGAGCGGGACGTCGAGCTTACGGCGGGTACCGAGCTCGAGGCGGGGTTAGGTGGTGAACTCCTCGACCTCGAGGTCGACATCGACCTGGGTGAGGCGGACTCCGCCGGAGTCGTGGTTCGCGGCGTCCCTGTCTGGTACGACCGAAGTCTGGGAGCACTCTTCTGTGGTAGTTATACGGCCCTTATGACGGTTCCGTTGAGGTCGCTAAGGCTTCGGATCCTGGCTGATCGCACCTCGATCGAGGTGTTCGCTGATGGCGGCACGACTCTTGTGGCGGCTGGTGTGGTACTTCGGCCCGAGGACCAGGAGGTCCGACTCTTCGCCCGTGGTGGATCGGCTCTAGTGCGTAAAGTGCGCGTCTCGCGTCTGCGAACCGCGTGGCCGTTCGGGGGCTAA
- a CDS encoding peptide ABC transporter ATP-binding protein: MTENNNKLVEIRDLQQFFPIQKGFLRRTVGYIKAVNGVSLDIGHRETVGLVGESGCGKTTLGRSILRLYEPTGGEIYFHEGGRRLPVLSLPRREMRDVRANMQMIFQDPFASLNERMTVLDNVIEPLVCNNIGSHKEREQRAEELLIQVGLRREHLRRYPHSFSGGQRQRIGIARALSVRPKFIVADEPVFALDVSVQAQILNLLQDLQNELGLSYLFISHDMGVIRYVADRIGVMYVGKLVEYAPREELLRNPAHPYTEALQSAVPRLTVRHRRDRIVLEGSPPDPSDLPGGCVYHTRCRYAEAVCREQEPELRAISEGHFVACHLADELDLKGIALVSKALGLGRKNDPRSAQATPTSKTKNPEGIAPTTTKLKESPADETG, translated from the coding sequence ATGACTGAGAACAATAATAAACTCGTCGAGATCCGGGACCTACAGCAGTTCTTCCCGATTCAAAAGGGCTTTCTGCGAAGGACGGTCGGCTACATCAAGGCGGTCAACGGGGTCAGCCTCGACATCGGCCATCGGGAGACCGTAGGTCTCGTCGGCGAAAGCGGCTGCGGCAAGACCACCTTGGGTCGCTCTATCCTCCGGCTATACGAACCCACGGGCGGCGAGATCTACTTCCACGAGGGCGGCAGGAGGCTTCCAGTCCTCTCCCTGCCCCGCCGCGAGATGCGGGACGTGCGGGCCAACATGCAAATGATCTTCCAGGACCCGTTCGCCTCCCTGAACGAACGCATGACGGTCCTCGACAACGTCATCGAGCCACTAGTGTGCAACAACATCGGCTCCCACAAGGAGCGGGAGCAGCGGGCCGAGGAGTTGCTGATACAGGTGGGCCTGCGGCGAGAGCACCTACGGCGCTACCCCCACAGCTTCAGCGGCGGGCAGCGACAGCGTATCGGCATCGCCCGAGCGCTATCAGTGAGACCCAAATTCATCGTGGCTGACGAACCCGTCTTCGCCCTCGACGTCTCGGTCCAGGCGCAGATCCTCAACCTGCTCCAGGATCTGCAGAACGAACTTGGGCTCTCGTACTTATTCATCTCCCACGACATGGGCGTGATCCGCTACGTCGCCGACCGCATCGGCGTGATGTATGTCGGAAAGCTTGTTGAGTACGCGCCGCGCGAGGAGCTACTGCGCAACCCAGCCCACCCTTACACCGAAGCACTCCAGTCGGCGGTTCCCCGCCTCACGGTGCGCCACCGCCGCGACCGGATCGTACTCGAAGGCTCTCCACCCGACCCGAGTGACCTGCCGGGCGGCTGCGTGTACCACACTCGCTGCCGCTACGCCGAGGCAGTCTGCCGCGAGCAGGAACCCGAGCTGCGAGCGATTAGCGAAGGGCACTTCGTGGCCTGCCACCTGGCCGACGAGCTCGACCTCAAGGGCATAGCACTGGTGAGCAAAGCACTGGGGCTGGGGCGGAAGAACGACCCCAGGAGTGCCCAAGCAACCCCCACCAGTAAAACGAAGAACCCCGAGGGAATTGCACCCACAACAACGAAACTCAAAGAGAGTCCGGCTGACGAAACCGGCTGA
- a CDS encoding dipeptide/oligopeptide/nickel ABC transporter ATP-binding protein: MRNTPGPQEPLLDIRGLRTHFMLDTGVIRAVDGLDLTLHRGETLGIIGESGCGKSVTAHSILRLIPSPPGKIVDGEILFHPDDGAPVDLAKIDPRTEMMRTIRGGDIGMIFQEPMTSFGPLHTIGNQIMEAIQIHNPGMTKNEVRNLAIELLDQVGIPNPELRIDAYPHEFSGGMRQRAMIAMAISCGPKLLIADEPTTSLDVTIEAQILELLVSLQDDTDMAILLISHNLAVVSEMADRIAVMYLGKRVELGNTDDIFENPLHPYTQGLWRSIPNVEGELERLVPIPGVVPSPRDLPPGCVFASRCSEFMPGICDQPREVPVIEVEPGHTVKCYLYSEADLVAELPPAQLDGT; encoded by the coding sequence ATGAGAAACACTCCCGGTCCCCAAGAACCACTGTTAGACATCAGAGGCCTGCGGACCCATTTCATGCTCGACACTGGCGTGATACGTGCGGTCGACGGCCTCGATCTGACCCTGCACCGCGGGGAAACCTTGGGCATAATCGGCGAGAGCGGCTGTGGCAAGTCAGTCACCGCCCACTCGATCCTGAGACTGATCCCATCACCGCCCGGGAAAATCGTCGACGGCGAGATCCTGTTCCACCCGGATGACGGCGCACCGGTGGACCTGGCCAAGATCGATCCCCGCACGGAGATGATGCGCACTATCCGTGGGGGCGACATCGGCATGATCTTCCAGGAGCCGATGACCTCGTTCGGGCCGCTGCACACTATCGGTAACCAGATCATGGAAGCAATCCAGATACACAACCCGGGCATGACGAAGAACGAAGTCAGAAATCTCGCCATCGAGCTGCTGGACCAGGTCGGCATACCCAACCCCGAGTTACGGATCGACGCTTACCCGCACGAGTTCTCGGGCGGAATGCGGCAGCGCGCGATGATCGCGATGGCGATCAGCTGCGGGCCTAAGCTACTCATCGCCGATGAGCCGACCACCTCGCTCGACGTCACTATCGAAGCACAGATCCTCGAGCTGCTGGTTAGTCTCCAGGACGACACTGACATGGCAATCCTACTTATCTCCCACAACCTGGCAGTAGTATCCGAGATGGCTGATCGCATCGCAGTGATGTACCTCGGCAAGCGGGTCGAGCTGGGGAACACCGACGATATCTTTGAGAATCCGCTGCACCCCTATACCCAGGGCCTGTGGCGCTCGATCCCCAATGTGGAGGGAGAGTTGGAGAGGCTAGTGCCCATCCCCGGGGTGGTGCCTAGCCCGCGCGACCTGCCGCCCGGGTGCGTCTTCGCTTCGCGCTGCTCCGAGTTCATGCCCGGCATCTGCGACCAACCGCGGGAAGTACCGGTCATTGAGGTCGAGCCGGGCCACACCGTCAAATGCTACCTCTACAGCGAGGCGGATTTGGTTGCCGAACTGCCACCAGCACAGCTGGACGGAACGTGA